The Scleropages formosus chromosome 11, fSclFor1.1, whole genome shotgun sequence genome window below encodes:
- the LOC114911899 gene encoding C-type mannose receptor 2-like: MECRVFLLLLVSGLCTLSSCFPQQYHFVNMSKNWTEAQSYCRENYTDLVTIDNPEEMNRVINSVNLTGYTGPAWIGLEKGNSWNWQWSLEERRLYSDGQTGFSNWDSSQPDNYGGNENCVEMRDNGKWNDLPCEYKCPTGFFICYDGSAEGDQRYILINDAKTWKDAQRYCRENYTDLVSVRNQTENDLIHNMFTTGTWVWIGLYRDYWQWSDQRNSSFRYWAPGKPDNYDGNEKCTVASITQTLNGTWDDRQCGENHPFICYDDAPLILVQENKTWNEALNYCRENYVDLVSVHSKEIQSWVEKKVRSATSSHVWIGLRFSCRLKLWFWVTGGVACYQNWVPGNGTGAGHCGNTAAVQFGGGHQWVSLPETQELNFFCVTS; this comes from the exons ATGGAGTGTCGAGTGTTTCTCCTCCTGCTGGTCTCAG GACTCTGTACACTGTCCTCATGTTTCCCTCAACAATATCACTTTGTGAACATGAGTAAGAACTGGACTGAAGCACAGAGTTACTGCAGAGAGAACTACACTGACCTGGTTACCATTGACaacccagaggaaatgaacagagtGATTAACAGTGTAAACCTCACTGGTTATACTGGACCAGCCTGGATAGGACTGGAGAAGGGAAACTCGTGGAACTGGCAGTGGTCCCTGGAAGAGAGACGTCTCTACAGTGATGGACAGACTGGGTTCTCAAACTGGGACAGCAGTCAACCTGACAATTATGGTGGGAATGAGAACTGTGTGGAGATGAGAGACAACGGAAAATGGAATGATCTCCCTTGTGAATATAAATGTCCTACAGGATTCTTTATTTGTTATGATG GAAGTGCTGAAGGTGACCAGAGATACATCCTGATTAATGATGCAAAGACATGGAAAGATGCTCAGAGATACTGCAGAGAGAATTATACAGACCTGGTCAGTGTGAGGAACCAGACTGAGAATGATCTCATACACAACATGTTTACAACTGGAACCTGGGTGTGGATCGGTCTATACAGAGACTACTGGCAGTGGTCAGACCAGAGAAACTCCTCATTCCGCTACTGGGCACCAGGAAAACCTGATAATTATGATGGGAATGAGAAGTGTACTGTAGCCTCGATCACACAGACACTCAATGGAACGTGGGATGATCGACAGTGTGGTGAAAATCACCCGTTCATATGTTATGATGACG CTCCGCTCATCCTGGTCCAGGAGAATAAGACCTGGAATGAAGCTCTGAACTACTGCAGAGAGAACTATGTGGACCTGGTGTCTGTCCACAGTAAGGAGATTCAGAGCTGGGTGGAGAAGAAGGTTAGAAGTGCCACCAGTTCCCATGTATGGATCGGTCTGCGCTTCTCCTGCAGATTGAAACTCTGGTTCTGGGTCACTGGAGGTGTGGCCTGCTACCAGAACTGGGTTCCGGGCAACGGGACCGGAGCTGGACACTGTGGGAACACTGCGGCTGTCCAATTTGGAGGAGGACATCAGTGGGTCAGTCTGCCTGAGACTCAGGAGCTCAACTTCTTCTGTGTCACATCTTAA
- the LOC114911846 gene encoding C-type mannose receptor 2-like — protein MGWSVTLLLISGFSTLHTNLCAEIYFLNMSKKWTEAQCYCRENYTDLVTIDNPEEMNRVINRVNLTGYTGPAWIGLEKGNSCKWQWSLEERRLHSDGQTGFSNWDSGQPDNYEGKEHCVQMYPSGKWNDISCDKTFSFVCYNESGEGDQRYIPINGTKTWKDAQTYCRENHTDLVSVRNQTENDLIHNMTKSGTWVWIGLYRDYWQWSDQRNSSFRYWKLGTPDNGDGNQCAVAWMTATDKGRWDDQKCNGKYPFICYGVPLILVQENKTWNEALNYCRQNYVDLVSVHDDKMQQWVKGKARNATSAHVWLGLRFSCVLNFWFWVSAEPVCYVHWSSCNGTGTGHCGNTGAVQSGGGHQWVSLPDTEELNFICVTC, from the exons ATGGGGTGGAGTGTCACTCTTCTGCTGATCTCAG GGTTCTCCACACTTCATACAAACCTCTGTGCCGAGATTTATTTTCTGAACATGAGTAAGAAGTGGACTGAAGCACAGTGTTACTGCAGAGAGAACTACACTGACCTGGTTACCATTGACaacccagaggaaatgaacagagtGATTAACAGGGTAAACCTCACTGGTTATACTGGACCAGCCTGGATAGGACTGGAGAAGGGAAACTCATGCAAGTGGCAGTGGTCCCTGGAAGAGAGACGTCTCCACAGTGATGGACAGACTGGGTTCTCAAACTGGGACAGCGGTCAACCTGACAATTATGAGGGAAAAGAACATTGTGTACAGATGTATCCATCAGGAAAATGGAATGATATTTCCTGCGAtaagacattttcatttgtttgctaTAATG aaagTGGTGAAGGTGACCAGAGATACATCCCGATTAATGGTACAAAGACATGGAAAGATGCTCAGACATACTGCCGAGAGAATCACACAGACCTGGTCAGTGTGAGGAACCAGACTGAGAATGATCTCATACACAACATGACTAAAAGTGGAACCTGGGTGTGGATCGGTCTGTACAGAGACTACTGGCAGTGGTCAGACCAGAGAAACTCCTCATTCCGCTACTGGAAATTAGGGACACCGGACAATGGTGATGGAAATCAATGTGCTGTGGCCTGGATGACAGCGACAGATAAGGGACGATGGGATGATCAGAAATGTAATGGAAAGTACCCATTTATCTGCTATGGAG TTCCGCTCATCCTGGTCCAAGAGAATAAGACCTGGAATGAAGCTCTGAACTACTGCAGACAGAACTATGTGGACCTGGTATCTGTCCATGATGATAAGATGCAGCAGTGGGTGAAGGGGAAGGCTAGAAATGCCACCAGTGCCCATGTGTGGTTGGGTCTGCGCTTCTCCTGTGTCCTGAACTTCTGGTTCTGGGTCAGTGCAGAACCTGTCTGCTATGTCCACTGGTCTTCATGTAATGGGACTGGAACTGGACACTGTGGGAACACTGGGGCTGTCCAATCTGGAGGAGGACATCAGTGGGTCAGCCTGCCTGACACTGAAGAGCTCAACTTCATCTGTGTCACATGTTAA